A region from the Branchiostoma lanceolatum isolate klBraLanc5 chromosome 2, klBraLanc5.hap2, whole genome shotgun sequence genome encodes:
- the LOC136427785 gene encoding tyrosine-protein kinase Src42A-like isoform X2, translating into MGTCCSRQKYEEGSSELRTQLQDNQNGVATSGTGSASPQTPSSPSTGTGPGTGIIDHPAAVVGTQSKIFVALYDYDARTEEDLSFKKGDHLEVINDSTGDWWLARTLKQAAPGVRKEGYIPSNYVAKVRSIEAEPWYFGKIKRVEAEKMLLMPQNEHGSFLIRDSESRRSDFSLSVRDGDTVKHYRIRQLDDGGFFIARRCTFNTLAELVSHYSKDADGLCVNLRRPCAMIEKPTTAGLSYNTVDQWEIPRSSLQKVRKLGSGQFGEVWEGLWNSTTPVAIKMLKTGTMDPGEFLQEANIMKKLRHPKLVQLYAVCTLEEPIYIVTELMKNGSLLDFLHGKGRQLKLPQLIDMSAQIASGMAYLESQNYIHRDLAARNILVGENNICKIADFGLARLVKDDEYSARVGAKFPIKWTAPEAANYNRFTIKSDVWSFGILLTELITYGRVPYPGMTNAEVLHQVEHGYRMPCPQGCQDTLYQIMLECWKKDEWERPTFETLQWKLEDFFQLDSTQYHDAAAIN; encoded by the exons ATGGGAACATGCTGTAGTCGGCAGAAGTACGAAGAGGGGTCTAGCGAACTGCGCACCCAGCTGCAGGACAACCAAAATGGTGTGGCTACCAGCGGGACAGGATCCGCCAGCCCGCAGACTCCGTCCTCCCCTTCCACGGGAACAGGGCCCGGCACGGGCATCATAGACCACCCGGCGGCTGTCGTCGGAACACAGAGCAAGATCTTCGTGGCGTTGTACGACTACGATGCACGCACGGAGGAGGACTTGAGTTTTAAGAAGGGGGATCACCTCGAGGTGATCAACGACAGTACCGGGGACTGGTGGTTGGCGCGGACGCTGAAACAGGCGGCGCCCGGCGTCAGGAAGGAGGGATACATTCCGTCAAACTACGTCGCCAAAGTCAGGAGTATCGAGGCAGAACC ATGGTACTTTGGGAAAATCAAGCGAGTCGAAGCAGAGAAGATGTTGCTGATGCCTCAGAATGAGCATGGGTCGTTCCTTATAAGGGACAGTGAAAGCAGACGCAGTGACTTCTCTTTGTCAG TAAGAGATGGTGACACAGTAAAACACTACAGGATTCGCCAGTTGGACGATGGTGGTTTCTTCATCGCTCGGCGGTGCACCTTTAACACGTTAGCAGAGCTGGTATCACATTACTCAAAGGATGCAGACGGACTGTGTGTGAATCTACGGAGACCTTGTGCAATG attgagAAACCAACAACAGCAGGACTGTCCTACAACACAGTAGACCAGTGGGAGATCCCTCGCTCCTCATTACAGAAG GTGCGTAAGTTGGGTTCTGGTCAGTTTGGTGAGGTGTGGGAGGGTCTGTGGAACAGCACCACTCCAGTGGCAATCAAGATGTTAAAAACAG GTACCATGGACCCTGGAGAGTTCCTACAGGAGGCCAACATCATGAAGAAGCTGAGGCATCCGAAGCTGGTGCAGCTGTATGCAGTCTGTACACTGGAGGAACCCATCTACATTGTAACAGAGCTGATGAAAAATGGCAGTCTCTTGGACTTCCTGCATG GAAAGGGCAGGCAGTTGAAACTGCCACAGTTGATTGACATGTCAGCACAGATTGCTTCCGGCATGGCCTACCTGGAGTCACAGAACTACATCCACAGAGACCTGGCAGCAAGAAACATCCTGGTCGGAGAGAACAAcatctgcaaaattgcagactTTGGGCTGGCCAGATTGGTGAAG GATGATGAGTATTCTGCCAGAGTAGGTGCAAAGTTCCCCATCAAGTGGACAGCCCCAGAAGCAGCAAACTACAACAGATTCACCATCAAGTCTGACGTCTGGTCCTTCGGTATCCTGCTCACAGAACTGATCACGTATGGGAGAGTTCCCTATCCAG GAATGACGAATGCAGAAGTGCTTCACCAGGTGGAGCATGGCTACAGGATGCCGTGCCCCCAGGGCTGTCAGGATACCCTGTACCAGATCATGCTGGAGTGCTGGAAGAAAGACGAGTGGGAACGACCCACCTTCGAAACCCTGCAGTGGAAACTTGAAGACTTCTTCCAGCTGGATTCCACACAATATCACGACGCCGCGGCCATTAATTAA
- the LOC136427785 gene encoding tyrosine-protein kinase Src42A-like isoform X1, which yields MGTCCSRQKYEEGSSELRTQLQDNQNGVATSGTGSASPQTPSSPSTGTGPGTGIIDHPAAVVGTQSKIFVALYDYDARTEEDLSFKKGDHLEVINDSTGDWWLARTLKQAAPGVRKEGYIPSNYVAKVRSIEAEPWYFGKIKRVEAEKMLLMPQNEHGSFLIRDSESRRSDFSLSVFVPSVRDGDTVKHYRIRQLDDGGFFIARRCTFNTLAELVSHYSKDADGLCVNLRRPCAMIEKPTTAGLSYNTVDQWEIPRSSLQKVRKLGSGQFGEVWEGLWNSTTPVAIKMLKTGTMDPGEFLQEANIMKKLRHPKLVQLYAVCTLEEPIYIVTELMKNGSLLDFLHGKGRQLKLPQLIDMSAQIASGMAYLESQNYIHRDLAARNILVGENNICKIADFGLARLVKDDEYSARVGAKFPIKWTAPEAANYNRFTIKSDVWSFGILLTELITYGRVPYPGMTNAEVLHQVEHGYRMPCPQGCQDTLYQIMLECWKKDEWERPTFETLQWKLEDFFQLDSTQYHDAAAIN from the exons ATGGGAACATGCTGTAGTCGGCAGAAGTACGAAGAGGGGTCTAGCGAACTGCGCACCCAGCTGCAGGACAACCAAAATGGTGTGGCTACCAGCGGGACAGGATCCGCCAGCCCGCAGACTCCGTCCTCCCCTTCCACGGGAACAGGGCCCGGCACGGGCATCATAGACCACCCGGCGGCTGTCGTCGGAACACAGAGCAAGATCTTCGTGGCGTTGTACGACTACGATGCACGCACGGAGGAGGACTTGAGTTTTAAGAAGGGGGATCACCTCGAGGTGATCAACGACAGTACCGGGGACTGGTGGTTGGCGCGGACGCTGAAACAGGCGGCGCCCGGCGTCAGGAAGGAGGGATACATTCCGTCAAACTACGTCGCCAAAGTCAGGAGTATCGAGGCAGAACC ATGGTACTTTGGGAAAATCAAGCGAGTCGAAGCAGAGAAGATGTTGCTGATGCCTCAGAATGAGCATGGGTCGTTCCTTATAAGGGACAGTGAAAGCAGACGCAGTGACTTCTCTTTGTCAG TGTTTGTCCCCTCAGTAAGAGATGGTGACACAGTAAAACACTACAGGATTCGCCAGTTGGACGATGGTGGTTTCTTCATCGCTCGGCGGTGCACCTTTAACACGTTAGCAGAGCTGGTATCACATTACTCAAAGGATGCAGACGGACTGTGTGTGAATCTACGGAGACCTTGTGCAATG attgagAAACCAACAACAGCAGGACTGTCCTACAACACAGTAGACCAGTGGGAGATCCCTCGCTCCTCATTACAGAAG GTGCGTAAGTTGGGTTCTGGTCAGTTTGGTGAGGTGTGGGAGGGTCTGTGGAACAGCACCACTCCAGTGGCAATCAAGATGTTAAAAACAG GTACCATGGACCCTGGAGAGTTCCTACAGGAGGCCAACATCATGAAGAAGCTGAGGCATCCGAAGCTGGTGCAGCTGTATGCAGTCTGTACACTGGAGGAACCCATCTACATTGTAACAGAGCTGATGAAAAATGGCAGTCTCTTGGACTTCCTGCATG GAAAGGGCAGGCAGTTGAAACTGCCACAGTTGATTGACATGTCAGCACAGATTGCTTCCGGCATGGCCTACCTGGAGTCACAGAACTACATCCACAGAGACCTGGCAGCAAGAAACATCCTGGTCGGAGAGAACAAcatctgcaaaattgcagactTTGGGCTGGCCAGATTGGTGAAG GATGATGAGTATTCTGCCAGAGTAGGTGCAAAGTTCCCCATCAAGTGGACAGCCCCAGAAGCAGCAAACTACAACAGATTCACCATCAAGTCTGACGTCTGGTCCTTCGGTATCCTGCTCACAGAACTGATCACGTATGGGAGAGTTCCCTATCCAG GAATGACGAATGCAGAAGTGCTTCACCAGGTGGAGCATGGCTACAGGATGCCGTGCCCCCAGGGCTGTCAGGATACCCTGTACCAGATCATGCTGGAGTGCTGGAAGAAAGACGAGTGGGAACGACCCACCTTCGAAACCCTGCAGTGGAAACTTGAAGACTTCTTCCAGCTGGATTCCACACAATATCACGACGCCGCGGCCATTAATTAA
- the LOC136427786 gene encoding cilia- and flagella-associated protein 69-like, translated as MAAATATQGLNRTTVRMPKTPIPIVSHIIPDEAVGIQKAVPRSSDLARVVKLLTDPYSENLIERHLHALTKLAAKYHRGFLMRDLVLVFKVLNVCADRIPIDPSYVEPMCQLLKICSYPFLKEKTSDETAYAQIVVESISQMGYLMRVPNNQIRVQLCQSLVSFYCDADKYAKSPLEGLKPSTKEYNIKVVEKSDVAETLVKSLALLESDLEVKLNVLKVLQCFSVNSDSNCDQMLSAEAAFRICSRLNDPDPSGQLMFRCTECLWNLVERGDNQAVKRQLNNLTCTSCLRDAFCQQLTKGHSHYDRQLRNDLLVLATLVAQSKDTHFIETGYGKELVLFTTFSEVKSHNPLVRNLKLETNHEDFELKKLLMNIMVLLSRDSAFIPIMSEGRLLLALFHYIKGNESQLGPRDWSPAQFEELQLQAMATLCTVGPLMIEDYMTCQGNTRLLLLLEWCVGTEDFGGHGNSFHGTGGRGNKRAQMRHCLRLLRSMVSVGDETIHQDLCDQGAMSLLLNILSTACHHMDEDDSIDVEMQCDMLFIVSALCEGDMHRKELFGSQGVNIVVQYLKTDPEKLNSGLGHNRLLLATVDCAWCAIIGSFQTEDLFLEKEGVFLLYDLLEVCPKNMQNVVLGCILDLCENPKTMVHINTWRGKNDRSAPNLLIEIWRTEESEMGVRRGPDGIIVDISQPLAGTLQEQQGVIPLPANCPSQAIVDVSENMRAKLYSLFCKIGFNDLPGMSTEDYVTLAVIERYLDFKVGEVWKEIRSELDQEGIQATTADHNAIETITRAADERAKAVAQTQMDLLDNQQQQDLMDEQEMYAKVRDNHRQREKAIASWEHFVARTSNYHVLKDAKMKQEMSIEASRIQTRHQTEEKFHHTEVQNLNTTTFCGRSIKVNSTPVELTGARLKPYNIQRDMQKAVTLSDSTTIIS; from the exons atggCGGCGGCGACTGCTACTCAAGGTCTGAACAGGACGACTGTAAGGATGCCGAAAACGCCCATCCCTATCGTCAGCCACATCATCCCAGACGAGGCAGTGGGGATACAGAAGGCAGTGCCCCGATCTTCAGACCTGGCAAGGGTTGTCAAACTCCTGACAGACCCCTACTCCGAGAACTTGATCGAGAGGCACCTACATGCCCTTACCAAGTTGGCCGCCAAGTACCATAGGGGGTTTCTCATGCGCGACCTTGTtctagtgtttaaagttctgaATGTGTGTGCAGACAGGATTCCCATTGATCCGAGCTATGTGGAGCCAATGTGCCAGCTCCTAAAGATCTGTAGTTATCCCTTTCTGAAGGAGAAGACCTCAGACGAGACGGCATACGCACAGATTGTGGTGGAGTCCATCTCTCAGATGGGTTACCTCATGAGGGTCCCCAACAATCAAATCAGAGTCCAGCTCTGTCAGTCTCTTGTCAGCTTCTACTGTGATGCAGATAAGTACGCCAAGTCACCTCTAGAAGGCCTGAAACCGAGCACGAAAGAGTACAATATCAAAGTCGTGGAGAAAAGCGACGTGGCAGAAACACTAGTCAAGTCTCTTGCTCTGCTGGAGAGTGATCTTGAGGTCAAGTTGAACGTGCTGAAGGTCCTGCAGTGCTTCTCGGTCAACTCGGACTCCAACTGTGACCAGATGCTGAGCGCAGAGGCTGCTTTCAGGATCTGTTCTCGACTGAACGACCCTGACCCATCCGGACAGCTTATGTTCAG GTGTACAGAGTGCCTGTGGAACCTCGTAGAGAGAGGAGACAACCAGGCCGTGAAACGTCAGCTCAACAACCTGACCTGTACCTCCTGTCTGAGGGACGCCTTCTGTCAGCAGCTCACCAAGGGGCACAGCCACTACGATCGCCAGCTCAGAAACGACCTACTCGTCCTGGCCACGCTCGTGGCTCAGAGCAAAGACACGCACTTCATCGAGACGGGGTATGGCAAGGAGCTCGTCTTGTTCACCACCTTCTCTGAAGTGAAGAGTCACAACCCTCTGGTGAGGAACCTGAAGCTGGAAACTAACCACGAGGACTTTGAGCTGAAGAAACTGCTGATGAACATCATGGTTCTCCTCAGTCGAGACTCCGCCTTCATCCCCATCATGTCGGAGGGAAGACTCCTCCTGGCTCTCTTCCATTACATCAAGGGGAACGAGAGCCAGCTGGGCCCACGGGACTGGAGCCCCGCACAGTTTGAGGAGCTGCAGCTACAGGCCATGGCCACCTTGTGTACCGTCGGGCCGCTGATGATCGAAGACTACATGACGTGCCAGGGGAACACcagactcctcctcctcctggagTGGTGCGTGGGGACGGAGGACTTTGgtggccatggcaacagtttccATGGCACGGGTGGGCGTGGCAACAAACGTGCTCAGATGCGGCACTGCTTGCGGCTGCTGCGGAGCATGGTGTCCGTCGGGGACGAGACGATCCACCAAGACCTCTGCGACCAAGGAGCGATGAGCCTCCTGCTGAACATCCTGTCCACTGCGTGCCACCACATGGATGAAGATGACAGCATTGATGTGGAGATGCAGTGTGACATGCTGTTCATCGTGTCTGCTCTCTGTGAAGGAGACATGCACAGGAAGGAACTGTTTGGGTCCCAGGGGGTCAACATCGTGGTGCAGTACCTCAAGACTGATCCAGAGAAACTCAACAGTGGCCTGGGCCATAACAGACTGCTGCTAGCTACGGTGGACTGTGCTTGGTGTGCCATCATCGGGTCTTTCCAGACAGAGGATCTGTTCCTTGAGAAAGAGGGAGTTTTCCTACTGTATGACTTGTTAGAAGTGTGCCCAAAGAACATGCAGAATGTGGTCCTCGGTTGTATATTGGATCTGTGTGAGAACCCCAAGACCATGGTGCACATCAACACGTGGAGGGGAAAGAACGACCGCTCTGCTCCAAACCTGCTCATAGAGATCTGGAGGACCGAGGAGTCAGAGATGGGTGTGAGAAGAGGACCAGATGGAATCATAGTGGACATTTCACAGCCTCTAGCAGGGACCTTACAG GAACAACAAGGCGTGATCCCTCTGCCAGCTAACTGTCCCAGTCAGGCCATAGTGGATGTGTCCGAGAACATGCGGGCCAAGCTGTACTCTCTCTTTTGCAAGATTGGGTTCAACGACCTGCCAGGCATGTCCACGGAGGACTACGTGACGCTGGCGGTGATCGAGAGGTACCTGGACTTCAAGGTGGGCGAGGTGTGGAAGGAGATCCGGAGTGAGCTGGACCAGGAAGGGATCCAGGCCACCACGGCTGACCACAACGCCATTGAGACCATCACACGTGCCGCTGACGAGAGAGCCAAGGCCGTGGCACAGACACAGATGGACCTGTTAGACAACCAGCAGCAGCAG GACCTAATGGATGAACAAGAGATGTACGCCAAGGTACGAGACAACCACAGACAGAGGGAGAAGGCCATCGCCAGCTGGGAACACTTTGTAGCCAGGACCTCAAATTACCATGTCCTGAAGGATGCCAAGATGAAGCAAGAGATGTCCATAGAGGCTTCTCGCATCCAGACTAGACACCAG ACGGAGGAAAAGTTCCACCACACAGAAGTGCAGAACCTGAACACCACCACCTTCTGTGGCCGCAGCATCAAGGTGAACAGCACACCTGTGGAACTAACAGGTGCACGTCTCAAACCCTACAACATCCAGAGGGACATGCAGAAGGCCGTCACCCTCAGTGACAGCACCACCATCATTTCATAA